The sequence gcgtgcgcgcgcgcgcgcgcgcgctacaTGCGTTTGCgtgtaaaatacattttttcaaaagtcaaatttttctttaaataatgtaataacattaaacaagtatattaaataaatataattatttcttttgaatCACAGAAGAAAGATTTTTGTAATTGTTGTGTGGCAgtgtaaatttaaattactcTAACATAAAACTGTTTTAAATATCCTTTCAGTTTCTTATTCATAATGGACCATATGAAAAGTACAAGTACTTATATAAACATGAAGATCACGAGACACTCGCGTATTGCTTGTAATTGCTATTTTCAGGTAAGGATTCTAATTTAACTGAGAAACCAAATTTAATTCATCAATTAGGCTGATTTATACAATTAACCagtaatatctaaaatattaatagtaatattgaaTTCTGCTATAACATTATAGGGGACAATGTGGAACTTCCAAAAATTTTGGCTACTATAAATCCTTTAACaaacaaataaactaaaagtaTTGAGATGGACTCTCCACCGTCATGTTCACTAAGCGCTACTGGACCTCTCAGTGATCTTGGTAGCAGTGGAATTGGAGGGTCCATTTCTAGCGATTCAGTTCGAGCACATCTTGCAATCGAGGTATAGCTTATTGCAGTATGATGTTCATATTCATACAAGACTTAAagtagatattaaaaatatgtaatgcTTTTTTTCAAGTCGGGTGaataatttacttttgttttagATGCAAGAAAGCGATATAGAAAGTAAATCTTTATCGCAAGATTCTTTTGATTACTCAGATGGTATGTGTggtgaaaattttaatacattGAAAAAAGGACCAGGATGGACTGATGCTGATGGAAAACTAGAAGTTGAAGTGGTTGATGTAGCTATTAAACCTCCACCAGAGTTTCAAGATAGCCCTTCTCCTCCTAACTCTGAATCTTCATCTGCACCGATCCTTAGCTATGCACGATTAATGAGACAAAAAGTTCCACAATTAATAGACGATTATGCCGAAAATTTAGTACAGTCAATGATTGAAGAAGCGCTAATAATATCTTGTAGAATATCATGGCCAGAAGGAAGAATAGCACCTGCAACAAATCATGTACCAGTGGTAACTCGTAGTGTATATAATCCAAAACGTCTTTGGGCAACAGATTTGTTGACACCTTCATCGTGTCAGGGAGCTACTACTTTAATTACCCCATATAGCACTTTGAATCGTCCAAATTCACGATGTTCTTTAGCTTCTTCTCGTTTGTCCAGTTctcataattcaataaatacctCAGGACTGAGTCATAAAGTGGATGACAGCAGTTTTATCACCTCTGCTATGTCACATGATGTTTTAACGACCAGTGAGATTAGTGATATGTACAATGTGCCCTTTGATTCTGACATTTATACTGTACCAATAGATGTAGTTAGACCTTTGCATGATCTTAGAACGCCGCAAAGGCCCAAACGTCATAGACATCAtcgtaaaagaagaagaaacgtgtCTGCTAGCTCACAGAGTGAATTAGAAGCCCATATTCAGCAAGCAAGGCATTATTGTGGAAAACCTCGAGCAATTACACACGTCATAAAATCACAGAGACTATTATCCGATGTATGCTGCAATGAAACTGGGAATGGAAAGCGTCATAGCGTTCCGGGCACATCTGGTCGACATACGTCTCGAACATCTAATGGTCACATGCATAATATTGGTGAACCAATTCACATGACTTTACATGAAGTGCGTCAATATTTGCAAACACTATACTCAAGCTCCAGTGATTCtagtgaaaataaaattaaacgcgATAATAAAGCTCCAATAAGTCATACACCTGTACACCTTGCAATGCCAAAAGGTATTAgtgtaaataataacaatagatATAGTAACCCGCATACAGATTCAGCGATGGATACTCCGATTTCAAACAAAAATAGCAATGGACTGAttcataataacaataacaataataataataataataacaataatcatAATGGTAATGTTAAGAAGCATAAAAAGAATTCGTTTGTTAGCATTAAACATAAAAAGGTAAAAGATGAACCACATAAAGAGAAGGTCGATTCTGAAAGAGAGAAGATTAAGAAGAGCCAACGAAACTTCTcattaaatttgaaacaaacACTTTGCAATATCTTTAGATTCAGGCGTTTGGGTTCTCCGGACCATTTCGTAGAGAAAAGAAATAGCATTGTACAGGGTGAAAttgtagaagaagaagagggtGTTGATTCTGACCAAcatgctaataataataatactaccTCAGAGGTAGATTCCTCTGTACAAAAGCTACCTTTTTTTAAGCGTGCATTACCGCCATTGCCAAAAAGCAATGGGCAT comes from Bombus terrestris chromosome 7, iyBomTerr1.2, whole genome shotgun sequence and encodes:
- the LOC100645797 gene encoding putative uncharacterized protein DDB_G0277255, translated to MDSPPSCSLSATGPLSDLGSSGIGGSISSDSVRAHLAIEMQESDIESKSLSQDSFDYSDGMCGENFNTLKKGPGWTDADGKLEVEVVDVAIKPPPEFQDSPSPPNSESSSAPILSYARLMRQKVPQLIDDYAENLVQSMIEEALIISCRISWPEGRIAPATNHVPVVTRSVYNPKRLWATDLLTPSSCQGATTLITPYSTLNRPNSRCSLASSRLSSSHNSINTSGLSHKVDDSSFITSAMSHDVLTTSEISDMYNVPFDSDIYTVPIDVVRPLHDLRTPQRPKRHRHHRKRRRNVSASSQSELEAHIQQARHYCGKPRAITHVIKSQRLLSDVCCNETGNGKRHSVPGTSGRHTSRTSNGHMHNIGEPIHMTLHEVRQYLQTLYSSSSDSSENKIKRDNKAPISHTPVHLAMPKGISVNNNNRYSNPHTDSAMDTPISNKNSNGLIHNNNNNNNNNNNNNHNGNVKKHKKNSFVSIKHKKVKDEPHKEKVDSEREKIKKSQRNFSLNLKQTLCNIFRFRRLGSPDHFVEKRNSIVQGEIVEEEEGVDSDQHANNNNTTSEVDSSVQKLPFFKRALPPLPKSNGHVGCVEQAEDALTTMVSKCESPTSIPPQMPLPAPKVEDEPAEDTSMDFAASIEKVKDYGWYWGPISGEAAEKILSNEPDGSFIVRDSSDDHYIFSLSFRLNSCVRHVRIEHDQGNFSFGSCTKFKSHTIVDFIENAVEHSRSGRYLFFLHRRPVLGPMRVQLLHPVSRFKQVQSLQHTCRFVILKMVRRDLIPTLPLPRRLIDYLSTPHYYSEQLAEQDDRAESPVSSSTGELEKICFTPQGLS